DNA sequence from the Tissierella sp. MB52-C2 genome:
GTAAATAGAATAGACGAAGAAAAAATAAAAAAAGACATTGAAAAAACAAAGAGTTTAGATGCAGATATTACAGTGGTATTTATTCATTGGGGAAATGAATATGAGAGAGAGCCTTCAAATTATCAAATAGAATTAGGAGAAAAAATGGTGGATTGGGGTGCAAACATTATTTTAGGAAGCCATCCTCATGTAATTCAAAAATCTCAAATAATTAATAAAAATGGTAAAGATAATTTCATTATATATTCCCTAGGAAATTTTATATCTAATCAGAGAAAAGATACTATGGATAATTCCTATACTGAAGATGGTATTATGATCCAATTGGAAATTGAAAAGAACTTTACAAAAGGAGAAACTGAAATTAAAAACATAGGCTATATACCAACCTGGGTTCATAAGTATAGAAAGGATAATAAATTATTTTATGAAGTGCTTCCGATAGATGATTATTTGAATGGAGAGTTAGATACAGCTAATAAGGATGCTATCAAGATGAGACTAAAGAAATCTCTACAAGATACTATGGACAAAATGGTTGAAAATTAGATATTTTCAGAATTAAATTAAATTTAATATATTCAATTTATTAGTTCAAATAAGACAATATATATTATATAATAGAAACAAGTAATAAAAATACGATAAGAGGTGTGATATTCCTTGCAATTTTTCAGATCATTATTTTCCAATCTAAGAATAGCTGACATAATAGATATCATAGTTGTAGCAGCAGTTTTTTATAAACTTTTCAAATTAATCAGAGAGACTAGAGCCGAACAATTGACAAAAGGGATTTTTGCACTATTTATATTTGCGGAAGTTAGTGGACTTTTAAAACTATATACTATTAACTGGATATTAAAAAGTGCAATGACAGTTGGAGTCATAGCAATACTAATAGTATTTCAACCAGAATTACGTCGTGGACTAGAATATATTGGAAGATCAAGATTTTTTACTAAGTCTTTCTTGGAAATCAAAGGAGAGAGTCTTTCAAGGACTGTAGATGAAATAGTAGAGGCCTGTGCCTCCTTATCTAGGCAAAGAATAGGAGCTTTAATAGTTTTGGAAAGGCAAACTGGTTTAAATGAAGTTGTAGAAACAGGAACTAAAATCAACGGAGAGGTATCTAGTAATTTACTTATAAATATATTTATTCCAAATACTCCATTACATGATGGGGCAGTAATTATAAAAGAAGATATGGTTAAGGCGGCAGCCTGTTTCCTGCCTCTTACAGAGAATATAAACTTGAGTAAAGAGCTGGGAACTAGACATAGAGCAGCATTGGGAATATCCGAAAGGTCTGATAGCCTATCTATAATAGTTTCAGAAGAAACAGGAGCCATATCCATAGCAGAGAATGGAACTATAGCAAGACACTTGGATTCTCAAACACTTAAACAAATACTAACTGATATGTATAAGCCAAAGGATTCACAGGAAGCATTTATTATAAAATGGAGGCGAAAAGATGAGCAAGGAGAAGAATGATTTAACCTTAAAGATCTTTGCTTTTACTATAGCAATTGTTTTGTGGGGCTATGTTATGAGTATAGAAAATCCAGATATATCAAAGGAGTATAGAAATATAACTCTAACATTGAATAATACTGACGAATTAGATAGACAAAACTTAATAGTTATGGAGCCAAAGGAGGTCACTATATCTGTTAAGGTAACAGGTAGAAAATCGGACATGGCAAATTTTTCACCGGACCTAATAAAGGCTCAGGCAGATTTATCTGGCTATGGTGAAGGTAAGAAGAAAGTGCCAGTAAATGTAAGCTTAAATCAATTTAATAATATAAAGATAGTTAATTATGAACCTAAAGAAATACTATTCACATTTGACAAACTAATAACGAGAGAAAAAGCAGTTACTATTAAAACCTCAGGTGAGTTAGAGTCAGGTTATGTATTAGGAGATATAACAACAAAATCTGGATCAATATTATTAAAGGGTCCTAGAACATGGGTAAATCAAGTATCTGAAGCAGTAGCAGTGGTGGACATTACTGGAATGAAAGATGATAACTCTAAAACAGCAGTTATACAATTAATAGATGATCAAGGGAATGATGTTCGAGGAGTGGAAAAAGAACCTAATACAGTAGATGTAGACACCTCTATATTTAGGACTGTAAATGTACCTATTGAGCTTAAAACGGAAAACCAACTTCCTGATCAGTATGAAATTACTAATATTACCATAAACCCTAGAACTGTAACGCTAAAGGGTGATAAAAATATAGTTAACTTAAGGTCTATTCAGACTAAAGCCATAGATATAAATTCATTAATAGAAAATACGACTCAAACCGTAGAACTAGAATTACCACCAAATGTATCCCTCTTAAATCCAAATGAAAAGATTACAATTTCCTTAAATATTGAGGAGATTTCCACTAGAGTCTTAGAATATACCTTAGAGGATATAGATATGTTAAATTTAGATACAGATCTAATTATAGACAAAGAACATTCTCAGGAACCTATATATCTGACAGTAAAGGGAAATAGTGAAGTTGTTGAAAAACTAAATAAAGAAGATCTGGGGTTATATTTAGATTTACTTAATCTTAATGAAGGAATTCATGAAGTGCTTTTAGGATTTAATGCACCAGCAGGAATTACAGTTAAAGAGATTACGCCACAACCTATGGAGTTAAAATTAACTAAACATTAAGGGGGAAAAATATGGAAAGAAAATATGTACTAGCAATTAATCCAGGCTCTACATCTACTAAGGTAAGTCTATTTGAAGAAAATAAAGAATTAACAACCTTTAAAATAGACCATAGAAAAGAGGAACTAGATAATTATAAAAGAATAGCTGACCAGTATGATTATAGACTAAACCTAATTAAAGACTGGTTACACAGTGAAAATATTGATGGAGGTTCCTTAAAGGCAGTAGTAGGTAGGGGTGGATTACTAAGACCTATGCCTGGTGGCACATATATAGTTTCAGATTTTATGATAGAAGATTTAAAGGTTGGAATACAGGGAGAACACGCCTCTAACCTTGGTGGAATGTTAGCTAAAGGATTAGCAGATTTAGAAAACATACCTTCCTTTATAGTAGACCCTGTGGCAGTAGATGAATTCCATGAAGTAGCTAGAATATCGGGCTTAAATGAAATATCAAGAAAATCATTAATTCATGCACTAAATATAAAAGCAGTAGCTCATAGAAGAGCTAATGAAGTAAATAGGGATTTAGAGGACATGAACCTATTGGTAGCTCATTTAGGTGGTGGAATCTCAATTGCTCCAATTGAAAATGGAAAGATGATAGATGTGAATAATGCCAAGGAAATGGGTCCATTTTCTCCAGATAGAACAGGCGGGCTTCCTATGGGAGACATAGTTAAAATATGTTATTCAGGTAAATATACCTTAGATGAAATGAAGCTTAAGGTTCAAGGAGAAGGAGGATTATTTTCCTATTTAGGAACCATGGATGGTAGAGAAGTTGAAGATAGAATAAATAAAGGTGATAACTATTCAAAACTTATATATGATGCCATGGCTTATCAAATTGGTAAAGAAATAGGAGCATATTCCACTGTGCTGAATGGTGAAGTTGACAATATAATACTTACAGGTGGACTAGCTTATTCTAGTTATCTTATGGAAAAGATAAAAGAGATGGTTGAATTTATAGCAGAAGTAATAGTATATCCAGGTGAAGATGAAATGGATGCCCTTAACAAAGGAGCATTGAGAGTTATAAATGGTAATGAGGAAGCAAAAATATATGAAACTGAGGTGGATATAAATGGCTAAATCATTTAAAGATTTATTAGAATTGGCTAAAACGAGGGGACCTAAAAAGGTGTCTGTAGCTGTAGCAGAGGATAAAGATGTATTATCTGCAGTAAAAGTAGCAACAGAATCTAAAATAGCTGAGCCTATATTAGTAGGAAGTAAGGAAAAGATACTAGATATAGCAAGGGAAATAGATTTTGATTTATCAAATATTGAGATAATTCACGAGGAAGATAAAGTCCTTGCTTGTAGAATAGCTACAGAATTAGTTAGTAGTGGAAAAGCTGATGTTTTAATGAAGGGACTTATAGATACTTCTATAATAATGAAGCAAGTATTAGATAGTGAAATTGGACTCAGAACAGGAAATGTAATATCTCACGTAGCAGTATTTGATGTACCGACTTATCATAAGGTATTTATTGTAACTGATGCCGCTATGAATATAGCTCCTGATCTTAACCAAAAGAAAGAAATTATTGAGAATGCTGTAGTATTAGCAAGATCATTAGATATAGAAATGCCAAAAGTTGCAGTATTAGCTGCAAAGGAAAAAGTATCACCAAAAATGGAAGCGACAGTCCATGCTAAGGAATTGGCAGATATGAATAAGGCAGGTGAAATTAGAGACTGTTTAGTAGATGGACCATTTGCCCTAGATAATGCCATATCTAAGGAATCTGCAATCTTAAAGGGGATTAATAGTGAAGTAGCAGGAGATGCTGACATACTTTTAGCACCTAATATTGATGCAGGAAATGTACTTTATAAATGCTTATCATTTTTAGCAAATGCCAAGTCAGCAGGACTTGTTGTAGGTACTAAAGCTCCAATAGTCCTTACATCTAGAGCTGATAATGAGGAAGCGAAATTAAACTCAATTGCCTTAGCAGTACTAATGGCTTCAAAATAGGAGGGTAAAAATGATTAGACTTTTAATTATAAATCCAGGCTCTACATCTACAAAAATAGCAGTTTTTGATGATGAAAAAAGTATATTTGAAGAAACCTTAAGACATTCTGTTGAAGAATTATCTCCTTATGAAAAGATATATGATCAATATGAATTTAGAAAAAATATTATTGTAGATATACTAGAAAAGAACAATATTGCCATAGATTCATTAGATGGAGTAGTAGGTAGGGGTGGACTTCTTAATCCAATAGAAGGTGGAACTTACGAGGTAAATGAATTGATGTTAGAAGATTTAAAAGTAGGGAAAAAAGGGGAACACGCCTCAAATCTAGGTGGCATAATAGCCCATGAAATAGCTAAAGAAATAGATAAGCGTTCTTTTATAGTAGATCCTGTTGTAGTAGATGAACTACAGGACTTGGCTAGAATATCTGGATTAAAAGAAATTGAAAGAACTTCAATATTTCATGCATTAAACCAAAAGGCAGTGGCTAGACGCCATGCTAAAGAATTGGGACAAAAATATGAGGATTTAAACTTAATAGTAGTCCATTTAGGTGGGGGAGTTTCGGTGGGAGCCCACGAAAAAGGAAGGGTAATAGATGTGGCAAATGCCTTAGATGGAGAAGGACCATTTTCACCTGAAAGAGCAGGATCTTTACCTGTTGGGGATATGATAAAATTATGTTATTCGGGAAAATACACATATAATGAAGTAAAGAAAATGATTACTGGTAATGGTGGAATTGTGTCATATTTAAAGACTAATGATGCTAGGGAAGTTGGAGAAAGAATTGAAAATGGGGACAAGTATGCAGAACTAATATATAATGCCATGGCCTATCAAGTAGCAAAAGAAGTAGGGTCATGTGCCGCTGTTCTTAAAGGAAAGGTAGATGGAATTCTTCTTACAGGAGGAATAGCATATGATAAGCTATTTACTTCTTGGATTGAAGAAAGGGTTAAGTTTATTGCTGATGTAACTATCTATCCTGGAGAAGATGAACTTACAGCATTAGCAGAAGGTGGATTAAGAGTTTTAAGAGGAGAAGAAGCAGCAAAAGTTTATAAATAGGATATGGTGACTATGTTAAATGATGATAAAAGAATAAGAGTTATAATTGGACATTATGGCAGTGGAAAATCTGAATTTAGTGTGAACTATGCTGTAAAATTAGCTCAGATGGGTAAAAAGGTTGCTTTAGCTGATTTAGATATAGTAAATATGTATTTTAGATCCAGAGAAAAAGCTCTGGAAATGGAGGGTGTAGGTATAAAAGTAATTGGAAGTCAAATCAATGCACCAGCCATAGAAGTGCCTTCTATATCGGCAGAAGTATATACGCCATTGCAGGATGAAAGCTATGATTTAATCTTAGATGTAGGTGGAGACCAAGTGGGAGCCAGGGCGTTGGGAAGATATGTCGATTATTTTGAAGAAGGTAAATACGATATGTTTTTTGTCCTAAACGCTAATAGACCTGAAACTCAAAGCGTAGATAAAGTCCTTGAATATATGACAAAAATTCAAGACGTATCTAGAGCTAAAATAACAGGTATTATAAACAACACTCATTTATTAAAATCTACAACTTGTGAAGATGTATTAAGAGGGCAGCAATTGGCTTTAGAAGTTCAAGAAAGAACTGGTATAAAGCTTAAATATATATCTGTATTAGAAGAAGTAACACCAAGTCTTCCTAATAACTTAGAGGGCGAAATATTCCCCATAAAATTATTTATGAGGGACGAATGGATGCTATAAAATAAAAGGAGGGTTTAAAATGGCTAAAGGTAAAGTAACATTTAATGAGGACATCTGTAAGGGATGTGGACTTTGTACAACTGTTTGTCCTGTAAAGATACTTGCATTAGATAAAACAAAAATAAATGCAAAGGGATACCACCCAGCATCAGTAACAGACCCAGAAAAATGTATCGGTTGTGCAAACTGTGCAACTATTTGTCCAGATGTAGTTATTACAGTAGAGAGATTCTAACTATACTTAAAAAAAGGAGGTTTTAAAATATGACGAAGGTTCTTATGAAAGGTAATGAGGCTATAGGTGCAGCAGCAATTCAAGCAGGATGTAAATACTTCTTTGGCTACCCTATAACTCCCCAATCAGAACTACCAGAATATATGTCAAGGGAGTTACCAAAAGTAGGAGGAGTATTTTTACAAGCAGAATCAGAAGTAGCAGCAATAAATATGGTTTATGGTGCAGCTGGAGCAGGTGCAAGAGTAATGACATCTTCATCAAGTCCTGGAATGGCATTAAAACAAGAGGGGATTTCATATATTGCTGGTGCAGAACTGCCTTGTCTTTTAGTTAATATAATGAGAGGTGGTCCAGGGTTAGGAAGCATTCAGCCTTCACAGACTGACTATTTCCAAGCAACTAGAGGTGGAGGAAATGGAGACTATAGAATGGTAGTATTTGCTCCAGCAGATGTTCAAGAGCTAGTTGACTTAATTATAGAAGGATTTGATATAGCAGACCAATACAAGAATCCAGTTATGGTTCTTGGTGATGGTATGATTGGACAGATGATGGAACCAGTTGAATTTAAAACTCCAGTAAAAAGAGAATTGGCAGAAAAAGACTGGGCTACAGTAGGTACTGGCGGTAACAGAAAGCCAAATATAATAAACTCTTTATATATAGCAGCAGAAGATTTAGAAGCTCACAATATTAAACTTCAAGCTAAATATAAAAAAATGAGAGAAAATGAATCTAGAGTAGAATCATATAATATAGAAGATGCAGATGTGGTTATAGCTGCTTATGGAACTACATCAAGAATAGCAAAGACAGCAATAGCAAAATTAGAAAAAGAAGGATATAAGGTAGGATTAATTAGACCTATTACATTATGGCCATATCCATTTGATGAATTTAAGAAAATAAATCCAAATTGTAAAGGTATACTTACAGTTGAAATGAATAATGGACAAATGATAGATGACGTTAAAATAGCAGTTGAAGGAAAATTCCCAGTATCATTCTATGGAAGAACAGGTGGAATGGTACCTACACCAGATGCAATAATTGAACATGTAAAAAAAATCTATGGAGGTGACAGATAATGACTATAGTTTTTGAAAAGACAAATGGATTAACAGATGTACAAACCCACTATTGTCCAGGATGTACCCATGGAATTGTTCATAGATTAGTAGGAGAAGTATTAGTAGAATTAGGAGTATTAGATAAAGCCATAGGAGTTGCTCCAGTAGGATGTTCAGTATTTGCATATAATTATTTTAATTGTGATATGCAGCAAGCTGCTCATGGTAGAGCACCAGCAGTAGCTACAGGAATCAAAAGAGTTCATCCGGATAATTTTGTATTTACTTATCAAGGTGATGGAGATTTAGCTTCCATTGGTACAGCGGAAATAGTTCATGCTGCACATAGAGGGGAAAAAATTTCAACAATATTTATAAATAATGCTATTTATGGTATGACAGGTGGACAAATGGCACCTACAACACTTATAGGACAGAAAGCTACAACTGCACCATTAGGAAGAACTGAAGAACACAGTGGTAGACC
Encoded proteins:
- the cdaA gene encoding diadenylate cyclase CdaA, with product MQFFRSLFSNLRIADIIDIIVVAAVFYKLFKLIRETRAEQLTKGIFALFIFAEVSGLLKLYTINWILKSAMTVGVIAILIVFQPELRRGLEYIGRSRFFTKSFLEIKGESLSRTVDEIVEACASLSRQRIGALIVLERQTGLNEVVETGTKINGEVSSNLLINIFIPNTPLHDGAVIIKEDMVKAAACFLPLTENINLSKELGTRHRAALGISERSDSLSIIVSEETGAISIAENGTIARHLDSQTLKQILTDMYKPKDSQEAFIIKWRRKDEQGEE
- a CDS encoding CdaR family protein, which produces MSKEKNDLTLKIFAFTIAIVLWGYVMSIENPDISKEYRNITLTLNNTDELDRQNLIVMEPKEVTISVKVTGRKSDMANFSPDLIKAQADLSGYGEGKKKVPVNVSLNQFNNIKIVNYEPKEILFTFDKLITREKAVTIKTSGELESGYVLGDITTKSGSILLKGPRTWVNQVSEAVAVVDITGMKDDNSKTAVIQLIDDQGNDVRGVEKEPNTVDVDTSIFRTVNVPIELKTENQLPDQYEITNITINPRTVTLKGDKNIVNLRSIQTKAIDINSLIENTTQTVELELPPNVSLLNPNEKITISLNIEEISTRVLEYTLEDIDMLNLDTDLIIDKEHSQEPIYLTVKGNSEVVEKLNKEDLGLYLDLLNLNEGIHEVLLGFNAPAGITVKEITPQPMELKLTKH
- the buk gene encoding butyrate kinase, with protein sequence MERKYVLAINPGSTSTKVSLFEENKELTTFKIDHRKEELDNYKRIADQYDYRLNLIKDWLHSENIDGGSLKAVVGRGGLLRPMPGGTYIVSDFMIEDLKVGIQGEHASNLGGMLAKGLADLENIPSFIVDPVAVDEFHEVARISGLNEISRKSLIHALNIKAVAHRRANEVNRDLEDMNLLVAHLGGGISIAPIENGKMIDVNNAKEMGPFSPDRTGGLPMGDIVKICYSGKYTLDEMKLKVQGEGGLFSYLGTMDGREVEDRINKGDNYSKLIYDAMAYQIGKEIGAYSTVLNGEVDNIILTGGLAYSSYLMEKIKEMVEFIAEVIVYPGEDEMDALNKGALRVINGNEEAKIYETEVDING
- a CDS encoding phosphate butyryltransferase, whose translation is MAKSFKDLLELAKTRGPKKVSVAVAEDKDVLSAVKVATESKIAEPILVGSKEKILDIAREIDFDLSNIEIIHEEDKVLACRIATELVSSGKADVLMKGLIDTSIIMKQVLDSEIGLRTGNVISHVAVFDVPTYHKVFIVTDAAMNIAPDLNQKKEIIENAVVLARSLDIEMPKVAVLAAKEKVSPKMEATVHAKELADMNKAGEIRDCLVDGPFALDNAISKESAILKGINSEVAGDADILLAPNIDAGNVLYKCLSFLANAKSAGLVVGTKAPIVLTSRADNEEAKLNSIALAVLMASK
- the buk gene encoding butyrate kinase codes for the protein MIRLLIINPGSTSTKIAVFDDEKSIFEETLRHSVEELSPYEKIYDQYEFRKNIIVDILEKNNIAIDSLDGVVGRGGLLNPIEGGTYEVNELMLEDLKVGKKGEHASNLGGIIAHEIAKEIDKRSFIVDPVVVDELQDLARISGLKEIERTSIFHALNQKAVARRHAKELGQKYEDLNLIVVHLGGGVSVGAHEKGRVIDVANALDGEGPFSPERAGSLPVGDMIKLCYSGKYTYNEVKKMITGNGGIVSYLKTNDAREVGERIENGDKYAELIYNAMAYQVAKEVGSCAAVLKGKVDGILLTGGIAYDKLFTSWIEERVKFIADVTIYPGEDELTALAEGGLRVLRGEEAAKVYK
- a CDS encoding ATP-binding protein, which produces MLNDDKRIRVIIGHYGSGKSEFSVNYAVKLAQMGKKVALADLDIVNMYFRSREKALEMEGVGIKVIGSQINAPAIEVPSISAEVYTPLQDESYDLILDVGGDQVGARALGRYVDYFEEGKYDMFFVLNANRPETQSVDKVLEYMTKIQDVSRAKITGIINNTHLLKSTTCEDVLRGQQLALEVQERTGIKLKYISVLEEVTPSLPNNLEGEIFPIKLFMRDEWML
- a CDS encoding 4Fe-4S dicluster domain-containing protein, giving the protein MAKGKVTFNEDICKGCGLCTTVCPVKILALDKTKINAKGYHPASVTDPEKCIGCANCATICPDVVITVERF
- a CDS encoding 3-methyl-2-oxobutanoate dehydrogenase subunit VorB; its protein translation is MTKVLMKGNEAIGAAAIQAGCKYFFGYPITPQSELPEYMSRELPKVGGVFLQAESEVAAINMVYGAAGAGARVMTSSSSPGMALKQEGISYIAGAELPCLLVNIMRGGPGLGSIQPSQTDYFQATRGGGNGDYRMVVFAPADVQELVDLIIEGFDIADQYKNPVMVLGDGMIGQMMEPVEFKTPVKRELAEKDWATVGTGGNRKPNIINSLYIAAEDLEAHNIKLQAKYKKMRENESRVESYNIEDADVVIAAYGTTSRIAKTAIAKLEKEGYKVGLIRPITLWPYPFDEFKKINPNCKGILTVEMNNGQMIDDVKIAVEGKFPVSFYGRTGGMVPTPDAIIEHVKKIYGGDR
- a CDS encoding thiamine pyrophosphate-dependent enzyme, coding for MTIVFEKTNGLTDVQTHYCPGCTHGIVHRLVGEVLVELGVLDKAIGVAPVGCSVFAYNYFNCDMQQAAHGRAPAVATGIKRVHPDNFVFTYQGDGDLASIGTAEIVHAAHRGEKISTIFINNAIYGMTGGQMAPTTLIGQKATTAPLGRTEEHSGRPIKVSEMLATIHGAAFVERVAVNNPANIRKAKKAIKECFQIQLEGKGFGIVEVLSTCPTNWGLTAPEAMKWLEENMMPYYPLGNYRRPEEVE